The genomic region CACAATGTTGAGGGGCACAGGCTCGTCGTTCACCAGCCACTCGGGGCTTTGGTTCAGCAGCTCGTAGCTGGGGTGGGAAGCGATGTGTGCGGCCACGCGGCGCGCAAATGCGACGTTGCGCCGTACAATGTCGGCGTAACCGTCCTTGCCGAGTGAGAGGAGACTTGCAAAGAGGGGCAGGGCGCGGAAGCGGCGTGAGTTTTCGATGTTGACAGTCAGCGGGGATGGGATGGCGGCTTCAGCTGCAGCCAGATAGGCGGGGGTATTGGCCGCGCTGGGccccaagaaggaggggagggcaTGTGCGTCGCGCGTGAAGAACAGCCCGCAGTCATACGGCACGTTCAGCCACTTgtgtccttgtcgtcaGCACGATCTTTGCAGTGCAGCCCTCACCGTCGAGAGTGAGCGAGTCGGCCATGTCCATcccgtcgacgaggtggcgcAGCTCTGGAACCGCACCCGCAAACCCTCCAAACGCGGCATCGACATGTAGCCACGCTCCGTAGTGCCTGCACAGCTCCGCGACCTTGGGCAGCCCGCGCCCAAAGCCGCCGGTGTTGACCTCACCGAGGCCGTAGGTCACGATGACGCCGCGGCCGATCGAGCGTTCGGCCAGCAATCGGCCACGGAGGGCGGAGAGGTCGATCTCCAGCTCATCTTCCGGGTCGGCAGGAAGCGAGTGGAATACGCTCGGGCCGTTACCTAACCCGACGAGGGCAGCAGCCTTCTTGATGCTCCAGTGGGGATGCAGACCAAGCACAACGATCGGGGGAGAGGTCATGCCTGGAGGAGGGCCACTCGCCGCGTACGAGTAGTTTGGCGGCGTGTGGGGGGATGAGCGACACAgggcctcgcgcgcacaGGCTGCAGTGTCAGTTTGCATGACTAATGCTCCAAACTACGCACCAAGTCCGAGAACATTggacgccgtcgcgcccgTCGTTACGGTGCGCCCGGCGTAGGTCTCCCTAGggatctcgaggaggtcgagtaCCATCTCGAGTGCCCGCGCCTCGACTGCAGTCGCGGCACTCGTATCGCCCAGCGTCACCTGGACGTTCTCGTCGTATCCGCTGCCTAGGATATCAgcgagctgcgcggccGGCGTCACGCCGCCCGTCACGAATCCAAAGTACCGCGGCCCATTCTGTGCCGTCAGACAACCGGGGATGACGGAGGAAAGGAGGTAGTCGAGAGTCGGGCCCGTGCCCATCCCTGCCTCGGGGAGCACGTGCGGAAGCGCAGCTACCGCAGCATGGACAGCCTCCGCACTAGGCGTGACAGGGAGGGTGTCGAGCGTAgcgtcgcgctccgcgAGATGTGCGGCCACCTTTGCGAGCAGGACGTTGAAGTCGTCGTTCATGCTGTTGAACAAGTAGCAGTAGAGGTAGAGACAGGATGGAAATTCGGCGAGTTTGGTGTGTGTTCGGTTAGGTCTGATCGGATCTGTAGGCCGCGGATCTGGCGTTGATCCGAAGTTCAGGCACATCCACATCTTCAAAACGTCATGAacaggtggaggtgacATTGCAGCAGTCAAACGTTGCGTTCGCTGTACTGAGGGTGTGACCGTCCCGTTCAAACTGGGTAGTCACACCAGGGCTGAGTGTACCGGGCCAGAGCTGCTGACCGCATGCGTTGACAACAGCAAGATCACCCGTACCTGTCACCAACGGCTGGGGCGCTTCGCTGACGGGACCCTTGCCATTGGCGCCCAACAAACAACTAACAACCATTCATATCTACCATTCAGATCTTTAGAGATCAAGGCCAAAGAGATGAAGGACATTCATACCATCCTTCCCCAAAGCCCCTGTAGCCCTCttccgccttcctcgctcaCTTCTGAGAGCCAAAAGGAGATCTCACCACTGTGAGTCGAACACAGGACCTGCGGATGTAGGGTTTCTCTCATTTGAGAGGCAAGGGTATCAAATTACAGTCCGacgctctaccaactgagctaTGGTGAGGAACGCTGCTGAGTTCCTTCTCGCGGTCCCAAAATccgccggcggcagcgaATGTAGCATGCATGGGCTTGCCGTGATCAAGATCAGCTCGAGCGGGGCCCACGAGCCGTTGGGTCACAGAGGTTGGACGGTGGGCGGCTGGGTGTGACAGAAACGGATTGAGCCTCTCCTTGCCCAAGGTTCTGTTGGTACTGGGTTGGCCTTGGTGTTCGACGTAGGAATACATGGCCTCCTATACTTGCGTCCAGCTCCAGTCTGTGCGGGGAAGCTCGACCGTCCTGTTTCCAAGAGCGTTACTCCAACTCCCACGCACTGGCATCCCTGCACATGGTGTTACTCTGGCCACGGCACGTGGAGTTGGATCTCGTTGCTTCATGTTTGCCGTGTGGCAGAGGCTCGCCCTCCGGGCTTGTGCACTATCCTGTGTAAGTTTCTGGACGGAGGGTTTGTTCAAACCTGTATAAGTGTCTGGGGGAAGAGTGGGGCTCGCTGGTTGGGGTGTGTGCCCGGTGTGCAGTGAGTGGTTAAGCGTAAGTTGTGCTGGTGTGAGCCGTACAGTGCCAGCGGTGCTCGATGGCATAAGTACACTCGGACGGAGCAAGGGCAGTCGGAGAAAGAGGGTACGGTCAGACAGAATTCCCAGTCCACCTGGTTCAGTATATACGACTCGAAGCCGTCGGGCACCTGGTCAACAGATGGAGAGTACCACCAACTTGAAACCCACGCGTTCCGGCTCCCTTGTCTAGCTACACCCCAGCGCACATAAACCTCTTCTTCAGACACACATACATGAGAGTCCACCGCCGAAGGAAGATACCGAAGAGGCGGGCCTTCTCCGGCACGCTGCCAGCCGCGACGTCGGCTCCTGAGTAACAACAATACCTTCTCACATTCTTCGCTGCATCGATGCAGCCCTTTAACGGCCTATCAAGCAGCAGAGGTTTTACTCTGCGCCCGTTGAGCGTCATTACGCGCCTCAAGCGCGGCTCCCCGGCTCAGCTGCTGCGACTGTTTCGTCAGCGCAGCTTCCCGCGCGGCAGAGGCCAGTTGCTCACctgctgcgcgcgcagaATCCGCTACCgccgcggcctcctccttcgccTCGGCCACCGCCTATCGTTAGCCGACCCTGGAAGAACTcacaagctcggcggcgcggtgggcGTGTACACTGGCACGCcgggcctcgacctcaacgGGGTTGGTATTCGCGTAGAAGTAGTATCCGCCTGCACCTAtagcgaggaggacagcAGCGACGGCCATGCCCGTATCAGCAAACATAagaagagggggaggcTTACCGGCGCCGGTCTCGGTGGGTGGAGGGTCTTTGGCGTCCTTGCTAtccttggcgttggcgtccTTTGCGTCGCTGGACGGGGTTGCGTACAgccgcgtccgcgtctGGGTGAGGGCTGGAAGACGGCGGGAAGCGACACGAGTGAGGCTTGGGGCAAGCATGAACATTGGGTTGTTGTGGTCGTGTGAGTGGAGTGTGTGGATGCAAGCGAATGTTCTCGGTCTTGATGTGTTCATGAGAGTTGCAACAGGGGGGTTGCGACGCGGATGACATCATAGCCATTGTTGTATACTACGGTCAAACTTGATGGAGAAGGTACTGGTAAAGCCATGGCCTCATACTTATCGATATCTGTATGGCCTGGAATTCACATCGACCCTTTTGCTTCAAAACCTTATCATTCCGTCCCAGAACAATGTAGAGGACGTAGGCAGATGATGTTATGAGTTAGCGCGTCGCTTAAAGTGtggcgtcgccggcgaATCTAGAGCGACGACGTAATCCATGGTCATCGAGCCACTCCTACAGCCCCATGAACCAGCATTCACATTTGTATCATATCATAACACATACCCACATGACAATCTAGACAGTGTACACGCCGGCCCCGACGCCCGGGAGCGTCGCGAACACAGCCTCatcgagctcctccgcgcTGAGGCTAGCATATGGCGCGTAGTCGCGCTTCACCTTTTCCAGGAACCCGGCCACTTCCCCGACAGGAAGAAGGGAAATGACTGCGCCGCCCCAACCGCCGCCGGTCTGGCGTGCCCCAAGCGCCCCATGTCTTAAGCAGACGTCGcggagcgcctcgacctcgggcaCAGTGCATTCGAAGAGGTCTCGCAGGCTTTCGTGACTCGCGTTGATGAGCTGGCCCAGCTCAGCCCCCACCTCCTTGCACTCGTTCTTCGACTTGCAGAGCTGCACGAAGCGCTCAACACGTAGTGACTCGGCAAAGGTATGCTCCGCGCGTTGTAGGAGCTTGaagcgctcggcgcgtACGGGCACAAAGTCGAGGTACGTTTTCTGGAAGCAGCCTGGACGCATGCCGCTGACCGCGACCATCTGTTCCTGCGTCCACCCCTCAGGATGGGCACCGAGGACGGACGGCAGCGCATCGAGTGCCTGCTGGTACAGCTCGGGGTAGCTCGCCTTTTTGCCCAGCATGTCGAGAGTCTCCTTGAGCCAGATGCGGCGATCTTCACCGACCTgcctcgacggcggtgGGTCGATGCCCCACGCGTGTAGGAGAAGGCGGGAGGCGCAGAGAACCTCAACTACGCGCAAGTTGTACCGCTCAGGAGCGGAATCGGCCAGTGAGTGTGGCGCGAGCGAGTTGGTGATCACGACCGCGAGGCCGGAGGGCAGGGGCACGGGCTCAGtctcgagcttggggtCGAAGGAGAGATGAAGGAGGGAGCCCTTgagcgagagcgccgaggcggcctGGTCCATCCCGCCGGTGCGGAGGCCCATGCGGTGCTCGCTGGCAATAGCCATCGCCACAACATCGCCCTTGGTTACCTTGTCAACGAGGTTGTTGgcggtgaggaagaggagaacAGAGGACACGACCATGGCCGCTGATGAACTGAGCCCGGCCCCGGGTGGGACGTTGCCCGTGATGAGCACGTCGAGACCGGCCGGCTTGCCGCCGTTAGGGAAAAAGCGCTCGAGACACTCGAGCAGAGCGACCTTGAGGTAGTTCTCCCACCCTCCGCCGTCCTTGGGTGGGACTAGGCCCGCGTCCCATGCCTGGCCGTTGTGCGAGAGGCTAAACTCGGCTGGCTTGAAAGACGGCAGAGAGTTGGCCACCCGCACAGTGTTGTCATTCCTGACGCGGAGAGCGATGAGGATGTCCTGCTCGATCGCAGCGGGGAGAACGGGGAAGAGCGAGTAGTCGacgtgctcgccgaggatgtTGACGCGCCCAGGGGCGCGCACGACGTGGCTCGCCACGGCGTTGTACCGCTCCTTGAACTGGGTCGTGAGGCTGTCCCACCGCTTCCCCTCACGCAGAACCCCGCTGGTGGGGTAaacctcggcgaggtcctTAAAGAGGGGGATGGGGCGGTCGGCGTTCCGTACCTCCGCCTCAtccttgggcttgagggGCGAGGTGCGGGGTTTGCCCTCGGGGCTTGGGACGCGGGACACTGCCCGGCTCTCAATGTCGTGGTAGTGAATGTCATCGAGGCTGCGCAGCCGCGCGGCTGCCTGCTCCGCCGTGAGGTCGCGTTGTGCTTCGCCGAGCATCTCGAAGCCGACGAGGAACTTGCGCACACTCGCAGACCGCAGTAGGGGTGGGTAGAAGTGGAAGTGGGCGTGTGAGGGGTCCGAGTCGGGGTCCACAGGTGCAATTGGCGCCTGGTGCAGGCCCATGCTGTAAGGGAATGGGTTCTTAAAGAGGTTGTCGTAGCGGACGAGCAGGGTCttgaggacgcgcgcgaggccctcatcctcggctGGCGTCATCTGCGCCAGCGACGGAATGTGCCGCTTGTACGGGAGGACCATTGTCTCGAAGGGCCAGACCGCCCAGAACGGAACGACGGCGACCCacccgccctcctcgtcgatggcgacgacacGTTCGCCCCGCTGCACCTCTTCGTGCGCATAGCTACAGAGGAGGCATGGCGCCCCGTCACCGCGGCACGGTGCCGCGTGCCCGTTGGTGTATCCGTTTGCGTGGCCATTGGTGTATCCGTTAGTGTGCCCGTTCACACCGTTGGCACCCTTCGAatgcgccgccgcgtaCGCCTTGAGGTTCTCGAGTTCGGTAGCAGGCTCATCTGGCACGTACGAGAGAGACCACACCTGCCCGTGGGGGTGTGGTGCGCTCGCGCCCATCATCGCTCCACGGTTCTTCCGTCAGTCCAACTTGGTAGTATTCTCACCTCGAAGATCTGCACGTATCCATCCGGCGAGCCTGAGGCCAGCAGGAacttgccctcggcgaggtagaCGTCGCGCCATTTCTGCACAACAGACACGATCTCGGGCACGCTCATGCGTGCGAGCGTGAGATCATGGCGCGGGTGGAAGCAGATGACGGAGCAGCGGCCACGCGTCGGCTCCGAGGCGAAGAGCGAGTCCATGGACGCGGTGGCGgctgagctcggcggcacAGGCCCCTCGTTGGTCGGCAGCGCATCGGGAAGGAGCGCGGGGAAGTCGTTGTTGAACACAAAAGTGTCCTTGTATGGTGGGTTGACGTGACCGCCCATACGCGTGTTGCGGGGACAGAGGTAGCAGCCCTCATCGTACGAAGGGAGCCTCTCCTTGTGTGGTGGTTCAACCTGGCCCTGTGTGTTAGGTCACGGTCCGGCCATAATATCTGGTAAGTCGATCTGCGCGGATAATCCTCATGCACGCTccacggcggcggagggtTCCGCCTACAGCGTTGGCGAGCGTGGTCATGAGGTTCGCGACGAGGCGTCTgatggtggcggtggcacAACCCTCCGAACCCACTCGGGGGCCGGGGGAGGATATCCGGAGCATTATCCGGGCCGCTCCCCCCGCTCCACAGTTGGGATTCGGTTGCTTGCCCCTCCACTCAGCACTTGATACCTTCCCCCCTTTTCTCGGCAGCAGTACAGAGCTCCCTTCCCACTATCTTGGACCTCGGCGTACTATGGGCGTACGCACGTACACAGACTCACGTTCCAAGGCCGCTTGGTCCGGTGTGGCGAGACGAGGACATGACGCCCCATCAGGGGGTTGACTGGGTATCAGCGTGCGCTCTTGACCTGTTGACAACGTACATCGTCGGTGTGGATGCTCTGTAGGTTGGAACTCCATGCTGTGGGAAGAGTGGGGGTGGTAGGATTGAAGAAAGGAGAAGGCACAGCATGGCACACTTAAGAACGCAAGTGGGTATGTCTGTTGACTCGGCGTGTCGGCGCGATACCCTCGGGTCCTTTTGATCAGCCGTCACTCGTTTAGCAATAACAAAGGGTTAGATTCCCGTTCGGCCCGACTATGAACGGGAATTTGAACGGCAATTTACAACCTTGGAACCTTAGACAATATTAATCACGGGAATTCAAAAACTAGGAATCGGCGAACGGCCCGTTACCGGATATAGATCGCTTGTTCAGCGGCTCATTTAAACCTCGTTTCCTAAGTCACGTGATTGATTTATTCTGCCATGTGAGCCTTGCATGGTTAATGGGGGGGAGCGGATAGGTACACGCAAGCGTCACGCTTGAGTGTCGTCGTTCGTCATTGTCGCTGTTGTCGCCAGCCTTAGCTGCTCTAACTTCACTCCTTCCCCAACAACATCATCTAACCATGGCAGCaccaggaggaggcggcgccTACTCGTGAGCTGCGTTGGCTTCACCAGTTAACCTCAGCTTCTCCCTCAcgaccttctcgccctcgggcAAGCTCGTGCAGATCGAGCAcgccctcgcggccgtTGCTGGCGGCACTACCTCGCTCGGCATCAAGGGTGGGTACAGTGGGAGCAACTATGGCATCATCTTTCTCAGCTTGTTCACCTTCTCCCTTTCACTCGTGACCTCCTTTCCGGGCGCTAACTTAAGCAACAAacggcgtcgtcctcgcaaccgagaagaaggacgtcTCTTCACTCATCGACGCGTCCGTCATCGAGAAGGTGGCGCCGATCTGCCCCAACATTGGCATCGTGTATTCTGGTATGGGGCCCGACTTCCGtgtgctcgtcgccaaggcGCGCAAGATTGCGCAGGCCTACTGGAAGGTGTACGGCGAGTACCCTCCTACCAAAGTGCTCGTGCAGGAGGTTGCGGCGGTGATGCAGAAGGCGACGCAGTCGGGGTAAGTTGAGCTAAGGGGTCGGCTGACAGTCAGTGGTGTCCGTCCGTACGGTATCTCCCTGCTTATTGCTGGGTGGGACGCACACCGTGGACAGTCGCTGTACCAGGTCGACCCGTCGGGGTCTTACTGGGCATGGAaggcgagcgcgatcgGGAAGAACATGGTCAACGGCAAGACGTTCCTTGAGAAGCGGTGAGTGTTCAAGGCCACCTGTGGCGAGCTGGGCTGGTGGAGACGGAGAGAAAGTTGTCTCCTCTCGCAGCTCGCTCGCCTGACCAGCTACTCGTATGTCActagctgacagcagctaCAACGACGACTtgtcgctcgaggacgcaATCCAcaccgccctcctcacACTCAAGGAGGGATTTGAGGGACAGATGACGGCTGAGACGATCGAGATTGGTATCGTCACCGTCCCCACGCCTGAGCAGCAGGTCGCCCcgagcggcgagcgcgcgccgcccacgTTCCGCAAACTCACCGAGCAGGAGGTGCGCGACTACCTCTCACTGTAGATAGAGGTGTAGAGTATATGGTATGCAGCATGACACAGTATAGCGTCGGTGGAGTTGTGTGTCGAATGACGGCTGGACTGAGCGGCGTACAGCAGCAGTGCCTAGGGCAGAAATCTACGACATTCGGCGAACTCACCACCCGTGCTGATCAAGTCAGACATGGCGAAACAGCTTCCACACAACCGATTACAAGCCTGTCCGTTGCAAGTCATGCTCCACGAGAACCGACATGTGGTTGTGGTGTGCCAGAAAACCCAATCTCGATCCCAATGAAGGGCTGAACAACTTGGCCCACAACCTTGCTCCGCACGCCGACTCATGCCGGCTGGCAGTTCCAGCACGTCCACTGGATTAGATTGAGACATTGCCAGTTCTGAAGTCGCTGCAGGTGTTAGTAGAGCTGCATCGATCGGGGTCTCAGCACTAAGTCAATTCAACTACAGCCATTTCTCTTCACCGCCCACTTTCAACCCCATCACGCTCAGCTGCAGCGCAGCACACTCGCTCATACAGTAATTGTGCATATCGACCAATGCTAAAGACATGACTCTGGACACTCTATCACGGTCGACGgggcgtcgtcgttggGTATACGAAGCGGCGGACACGCGCACGCGTCGGATGGGCTGATGCAGTTGGTATGTATATTGCTTATTCTGAGGGTCAGCTTAGATCTCAATGTGACAGGGACAGAAGTCGCGACTCGGGCtacgccctcgtcgacgccctcgtTAGTACTCACGCTGGGCGCACTGGACACCCGGGCGgtcgtcatcatcctcgtccatgtcgtcgccgtTGGACGCGGCGGTGCGGCGCTGACGGTCGTTAGGCTCCTCAAGGgtgacctcgtcaaggtggaccttggcgtcgagcttggggaGAGCAGGGCGCTTGGGAAgcgccttctcgaggagagggaaggaCGCTGCGTCAAGGTGCTCGGGGAACTTGACATTGAGACGGACAAAGAGGtcaccgagctcgtggTGGCGGTACGAGGGCATGCCCTGACCGGTGATGCACTTGAGGGCGCCGGGCTTGATGATCTCGCCGGGGACGACAGTGACGTGAAGCGcgtggtcgtcgaggtgcgGGATGACAAACTCGCCACCAGCCAAagcggtgaggaggtcgatgtcgacgtcggtgaagaggtcgtcgcccttgcgctGGAAGCGGTCGTGgggcttctcctcgacgacgataATTACATCTCCTGGCACAATTCCAGGGGCCTGGTCCGATTCGCCGGCAAACTTGATCTGCTGGCCACTCTTCATGCCCTTGTCGATGTGAacctcgagcaccttgcGCTCCGAGTTGACCTTCTTACCGTGGCAGATCTTGCAGCGGTCCTTGGGGTCCATGATCTCGCCAGTACCCTCGCACTCGTTGCAGGGCTGCTGGACCTGCTGCATCATCGGGCCGAGCTGACGGAACATGACCTTGACACCCTGGCCACGGCACGAGGCGCACTGCTTGACCGAGCCCTTCTTGCCACCAATACCGTCGCAACCCTTGCAGATCACCGACTTGGACAGCGCGAGCTTCTGCACCTTGCCCTTGTACAGGTCCTGGAGCGAGACGCCGATGCGGTGCACGAGGTCCTTGCCACGGCGCGGTCCAGACGGCcggccaccgccgccgccgaagaagccgccgccaccaccgccgaaGAGCTGCGAGAAGAGGTCCTGGGGGTccatgccgcccatgccacccataccgccgccgccc from Cutaneotrichosporon cavernicola HIS019 DNA, chromosome: 2 harbors:
- a CDS encoding uncharacterized protein (Pyridoxal-dependent decarboxylase conserved domain), which encodes MNDDFNVLLAKVAAHLAERDATLDTLPVTPSAEAVHAAVAALPHVLPEAGMGTGPTLDYLLSSVIPGCLTAQNGPRYFGFVTGGVTPAAQLADILGSGYDENVQVTLGDTSAATAVEARALEMVLDLLEIPRETYAGRTVTTGATASNVLGLACAREALCRSSPHTPPNYSYAASGPPPGMTSPPIVVLGLHPHWSIKKAAALVGLGNGPSVFHSLPADPEDELEIDLSALRGRLLAERSIGRGVIVTYGLGEVNTGGFGRGLPKVAELCRHYGAWLHVDAAFGGFAGAVPELRHLVDGMDMADSLTLDGHKWLNVPYDCGLFFTRDAHALPSFLGPSAANTPAYLAAAEAAIPSPLTVNIENSRRFRALPLFASLLSLGKDGYADIVRRNVAFARRVAAHIASHPSYELLNQSPEWLVNDEPVPLNIVLFRGAPGSRFDPTAADAHSRLTAAINDTRRMYVSGTQWAGNGAVRLAVSNWRTGDDDFRVVCAVLDEVMA
- the YDJ1 gene encoding uncharacterized protein (DnaJ central domain), translated to MVRETEYYDLLGVKPSAGDDEIKKAYRKSALKHHPDKGGDPELFKDLTHAYEVLSDSQKRAIYDQAGKEGLEGGGGMGGMGGMDPQDLFSQLFGGGGGGFFGGGGGRPSGPRRGKDLVHRIGVSLQDLYKGKVQKLALSKSVICKGCDGIGGKKGSVKQCASCRGQGVKVMFRQLGPMMQQVQQPCNECEGTGEIMDPKDRCKICHGKKVNSERKVLEVHIDKGMKSGQQIKFAGESDQAPGIVPGDVIIVVEEKPHDRFQRKGDDLFTDVDIDLLTALAGGEFVIPHLDDHALHVTVVPGEIIKPGALKCITGQGMPSYRHHELGDLFVRLNVKFPEHLDAASFPLLEKALPKRPALPKLDAKVHLDEVTLEEPNDRQRRTAASNGDDMDEDDDDRPGVQCAQQ
- the GAL1 gene encoding uncharacterized protein (Galactokinase galactose-binding signature) yields the protein MEFQPTEHPHRRFNPLMGRHVLVSPHRTKRPWNGQVEPPHKERLPSYDEGCYLCPRNTRMGGHVNPPYKDTFVFNNDFPALLPDALPTNEGPVPPSSAATASMDSLFASEPTRGRCSVICFHPRHDLTLARMSVPEIVSVVQKWRDVYLAEGKFLLASGSPDGYVQIFENRGAMMGASAPHPHGQVWSLSYVPDEPATELENLKAYAAAHSKGANGVNGHTNGYTNGHANGYTNGHAAPCRGDGAPCLLCSYAHEEVQRGERVVAIDEEGGWVAVVPFWAVWPFETMVLPYKRHIPSLAQMTPAEDEGLARVLKTLLVRYDNLFKNPFPYSMGLHQAPIAPVDPDSDPSHAHFHFYPPLLRSASVRKFLVGFEMLGEAQRDLTAEQAAARLRSLDDIHYHDIESRAVSRVPSPEGKPRTSPLKPKDEAEVRNADRPIPLFKDLAEVYPTSGVLREGKRWDSLTTQFKERYNAVASHVVRAPGRVNILGEHVDYSLFPVLPAAIEQDILIALRVRNDNTVRVANSLPSFKPAEFSLSHNGQAWDAGLVPPKDGGGWENYLKVALLECLERFFPNGGKPAGLDVLITGNVPPGAGLSSSAAMVVSSVLLFLTANNLVDKVTKGDVVAMAIASEHRMGLRTGGMDQAASALSLKGSLLHLSFDPKLETEPVPLPSGLAVVITNSLAPHSLADSAPERYNLRVVEVLCASRLLLHAWGIDPPPSRQVGEDRRIWLKETLDMLGKKASYPELYQQALDALPSVLGAHPEGWTQEQMVAVSGMRPGCFQKTYLDFVPVRAERFKLLQRAEHTFAESLRVERFVQLCKSKNECKEVGAELGQLINASHESLRDLFECTVPEVEALRDVCLRHGALGARQTGGGWGGAVISLLPVGEVAGFLEKVKRDYAPYASLSAEELDEAVFATLPGVGAGVYTV
- the PRE8 gene encoding uncharacterized protein (Proteasome subunit A N-terminal signature Add an annotation), translated to MAAPGGGGAYSFSLTTFSPSGKLVQIEHALAAVAGGTTSLGIKATNGVVLATEKKDVSSLIDASVIEKVAPICPNIGIVYSGMGPDFRVLVAKARKIAQAYWKVYGEYPPTKVLVQEVAAVMQKATQSGGVRPYGISLLIAGWDAHRGQSLYQVDPSGSYWAWKASAIGKNMVNGKTFLEKRYNDDLSLEDAIHTALLTLKEGFEGQMTAETIEIGIVTVPTPEQQVAPSGERAPPTFRKLTEQEVRDYLSL